AGTCTCTAGGATTGATTAAATTGGAAAGTAGGGAATTGAGCATGAATGAATGTCCAATCTTCCCAGGTGGCTTCCTCAGGTTCCATGTTTTCCCATTGCACCAACACCTGTTCGACCTCTTGCCCTTTTCTAAAGATTGTCCTCTGGTCTATAACTGCTGAGGGAGCAACACCAAACTCTCCATCATCATTTAGGGTAGGCAAGGCAGTGCTAAGAGGAGCCCCCTTAGGTGACTTCTTGAGTAAGGAGACATGGAAAACAGGATGTATGGTTGATCCTGCTGGTAACTTCAACCTGTAAGCTACAGTCCCCAACTTTTGCTCTACTTGATATGGCCCATAATACTTAGCCGCCAGTTTTATGTTCCTTCTTACAGCTACAGAAGTTTGTCTGTAAGGTTGAAGCTTCAAATAAGCCCATTCTCCTACTTCAAATTCCCTGTCACTCCTCCCTTTATCTGCCATTTGTTTCATCCTGTTCTGAGCCTTCAACAGATTCTCCTTGAGCAAGGAGTTCCAGCCCACTCGTTCTTGTGCCCAATCCTCCACTGCAGCTACTAGTGTGCTATCAGGCCTCAGGTTCATCTGAGTAGGCTTGTAACCATACAAGGCCTGAAAGGGAGACATTTGTAAGCTATTATGGTGGTTAGTGTTGTACCACCACTCTGCAGCAGGTAGCCATTTCCTCCATTTCCCTGGTTGATACATACACATACTTCTCAGGTAATTTTCCACACACCTATTCACCCTCTCAGTCTGTCCATCAGACTGAGGATGATATGCAGATGACAGATTTAATTCTGTGCCTAGCATTTTGAAGAGCTCTTGCCAGAACAAGCTAGTAAAAGCCTTGTCCCTATCAGAGACAATGTGTGTTGGTAGGCCATGCAACCTAAAAATCTGATCAAAGAATGCCTCTGCGACACTTTTAGCAGTATAGTGAGAGGTCATTGGAATAAAATGGGCGTATTTAGTGAATCTGTCCACCACCACGTAGATCACATTACAACCAAAGGACTTGGGTAATCCCTCTATGAAATCCATAGAAATTTGTTGTCAAGCTTGGTCAGGTATGGCCAGTGGCTGCAGCAAACCTGGATAGGggcaattttcatttttgctccttttGCAGACCTCACAGCTCTGTACATATTGCTCCACTTCCTTCTTCATTCCAGGCCAGTATAGATAACTCTTAATCCTCTGATAAGTACCAAGATTCCCAGAATGTCCCCCAAGACTAGAATCATGAAAACAGGAAACCAGCCTTTGTCTTAATTCAGAATCTGCTCCTATCCACACCCTTCCTTTGAACCTTAGAATTCCCTGGTTATAGGAGTAATCTGGTAATGCGTCAGCTCCCATAGCTAACTTCAGCAGAACCTCCTTGGCCATCTCATCACTGTTGTAGCTCTCAGCTACCATGGTCAACCACTGAGGCTTGATGGCAGTGATAGTATGCACAGATGTTTCTGCTGTATTCTCCAAGTCACCCCTCCTTGACAAGGCATCAGCAACTAcattttccttcccttttttgtATTGAATCTCATAATCCATTCCCATAAGTTTAACCAGCCATTTTTGTTGGAGAGAGGTGTTAATTTTCTGATCCAACAAGTATTTGAGACTCTCATGATCAGTTTTGATAATGAAATGGTGTCCCATCAAGTAGTGTTTCCACTTGTGAACTGCAGTGATGAGTGATAAGAGTTCCTTCTCATAGGTAGACCTGGCTTGATTATTCTGTCCCAGTACTTGGCTGTAATAAGCTATTGGCCTCCCCTGTTGCATTAGAACAGCACCAATGGCTTTCTGACTGGCATCAGTTTCCAGCAGGAATGGCTTTGAGAAGTCAGGTAATGCCAACACTGGTGCTGCACTCATTGCCAGCTTCAATTGTTGGAATGCAGTTTCTGCAGCAGTACTCCATGCAAATTGATCCCTTTTTAGCAGTTCAGTAAGAGGCTTAGCAATCTCCCCATACCCCTTAACAAACCTCCTATAGTAACCTGTCAAGCCCAAGAATCCTCTGAGAGCCTTTACACAGGAGGGCGTTGGCCAGGACAGCATAGCTTCCACCTTGGATGGATCAGTTTTCACCCCTGCACTAGTAATTATGTGTCCCAGATACTCTACTTGGTCTTGACCAAAAGAGCACTTAGATATCTTTGCAAACAAAGAGTGTTGTCTCAGGGTTTCCAAAACTATGGATAAGTGGTGTAGGTGACTCTTGGAGTCTGGACTATAGATtaaaatgtcatcaaagaacACAAGAACAAATTTCCTTATATAAGGTTCAAAGACAGAGTTCATTAGTGCTTGAAAGGTGGCTGGGGCGTTTGTTAGACCAAATGGCATGACAAAGAATTCATATAGACCAGAATGAGTCCTAAAAGCAGTTTTATGGATGTCATCAGGATTCATCCTGATTTGGTGATAGCCCGATCTCAgatcaattttagaaaaaatcTTGGCTCCATATAGTTCATCCAATAAATCATCTATAATAGGTATAGGAAATTTATCTTTAATAGTGAGGTTGTTCAGTTGCCTATAATCAATACAAAGCCTCCAgctcccatctttcttttttactAAAAGAGCAGGTGATGCAAAGGGGCTATGGCTATCTTGTATAAGGCCAGAGTTCAACATCTCTTTCACCTGTCTGTCAATCTCATTTTTTTGTACATGAGGGTATCTGTAGGGAGGAATTTTGAATGGTTGGGCATCTGGTTTGAGGGGAATTTGGTGATCATGGCATCTATTTGGGGGAAGGGTGTTTGGTTCTGCAAAGACATCATCATACTTAGCCAACAACTTAGTAAGAGAATCTGGTTCAGAAATTACCTGTGAGTTGTGAATCTTCACCATACATGCTTGCTGCAATGCCTTCCTGATCTTGTGTTTGACATACTTGTGAGCTGAGGGACCTTGCTGCATCCTTACGTTTGCATTGTTGGAGTCTCCATTTAGCACCACTTGCTCCCCTCCTTTTTCAAAAGACAGATTCAGCTTCTTGAAATCAAAAGTAATAGGACTATAGGACTTCATCCAGTCAACTCCAAGGATCAAGTCATAAGGCTCCAGGTCCAATACGAACACATCATGTGCAAATCTGTGGCCCTGCATGCTCCACTGCATCCCTGGAATCCACTGGTCACATGTCAACTCCTTGCCATCAGCTATCTTGACCTTGAAGGGCCTGTGGTTCTGTACCCTTTCTGGAAATTGCTGAGCCACACTCCTCCTGATAAAGCAATTAGTACTTCCCCCATCTAGCAGGACTGTCAAGTGCTGGTTCATATATTCCCCTTGCATTTTGATAATGCTTGAGGATAATTCCCCTGACAGTGCATGCAAGGTTAGCATCACCTCATGCTCTTGCTGAGTTCCCATGTATTCAATAACCTCCTCCTCTTCTGCTGTGTGATTTTCCTCACCCTTCTCCTCCTCCCCTACTATCATCATGTGGATCCCCTTGCTTTTGCAATTGTGACCTGGACTAAATCTTTCTCCACACCTGAAACATAGGTTGTGATCCTTCCT
Above is a genomic segment from Coffea eugenioides isolate CCC68of chromosome 5, Ceug_1.0, whole genome shotgun sequence containing:
- the LOC113771462 gene encoding uncharacterized protein LOC113771462, with amino-acid sequence MAEGTRMKSFEEQLRKQDARIQAVLDSMIADKQVMEEKLEVNQREMRSLLEANSAELKNFVSSQISSILRSLQGDKGILGNPNGSAERTPNNRNAGNSNTRHGEFGNSSRGEGQHWPMGVPRLDFPRFDGHSPKEWVRKCEKFFQLFRTTEEQQMDLVELHLEGKADLWYQNFKKDRGIVQWKDFGSEICRRFSTVGEADAVEEFSKLNQTSTVLAYQEKFEELRSIVMIQMPELTESYYISSFLSGLKGEIKSAVKMHRPDSLQFAFEMARWQEHHLDLVHKSSRPILRNTMHSTSFGINKGGNGAQDPGARQAGTSPTEFSRKSNSQQVFKKISPTEFQYRKDHNLCFRCGERFSPGHNCKSKGIHMMIVGEEEKGEENHTAEEEEVIEYMGTQQEHEVMLTLHALSGELSSSIIKMQGEYMNQHLTVLLDGGSTNCFIRRSVAQQFPERVQNHRPFKVKIADGKELTCDQWIPGMQWSMQGHRFAHDVFVLDLEPYDLILGVDWMKSYSPITFDFKKLNLSFEKGGEQVVLNGDSNNANVRMQQGPSAHKYVKHKIRKALQQACMVKIHNSQVISEPDSLTKLLAKYDDVFAEPNTLPPNRCHDHQIPLKPDAQPFKIPPYRYPHVQKNEIDRQVKEMLNSGLIQDSHSPFASPALLVKKKDGSWRLCIDYRQLNNLTIKDKFPIPIIDDLLDELYGAKIFSKIDLRSGYHQIRMNPDDIHKTAFRTHSGLYEFFVMPFGLTNAPATFQALMNSVFEPYIRKFVLVFFDDILIYSPDSKSHLHHLSIVLETLRQHSLFAKISKCSFGQDQVEYLGHIITSAGVKTDPSKVEAMLSWPTPSCVKALRGFLGLTGYYRRFVKGYGEIAKPLTELLKRDQFAWSTAAETAFQQLKLAMSAAPVLALPDFSKPFLLETDASQKAIGAVLMQQGRPIAYYSQVLGQNNQARSTYEKELLSLITAVHKWKHYLMGHHFIIKTDHESLKYLLDQKINTSLQQKWLVKLMGMDYEIQYKKGKENVVADALSRRGDLENTAETSVHTITAIKPQWLTMVAESYNSDEMAKEVLLKLAMGADALPDYSYNQGILRFKGRVWIGADSELRQRLVSCFHDSSLGGHSGNLGTYQRIKSYLYWPGMKKEVEQYVQSCEVCKRSKNENCPYPGLLQPLAIPDQA